Within Amedibacterium intestinale, the genomic segment TCATCAACGTTATAATCAAAAATCTGCTGCTGATTTTCAGGATCAAGCAAGTTTTTAATATCAGTTTCTTCTTGCGATAATTTTGAAGGCTGTATGCTCATAGAAGAATTTTGCTGTTTTGTACAGCCTGCGCTAAGCATAAGACTTAAAGCACATATAACAACAAATATTTTTTTCATATCCAATCTCCTCAAACTCTTATTTTTATTGTTTTTCCACTTTTATAATATACAACAATAAACAAATAAATATAGAAAACAACACATCAGATAATGGTCTAAATATCCCTGATGTGCTGTCTCTATTTTCCCCTTATTTCAATGTTTCTAATTTATTTTTATACAATTATTCCCCAGGAAATATTTACATATATTTAACCAAAGTCGTAATGCTGCCCCTTCATCATATAAATGATATGTTCGCAGATATTTTTAATATGATCTCCTGCTCTTTCAATATTTCGTAACATACCACTTACTACAAATACATCTTCAATCAAATTTTCTCCAGATTCTTCTTTTAATCTTGCTCGTATTTCTTTTACCAGCTGATTGAGATACTGATCACGTTTTACAATTTCAAATGCACTTTCCACATTACGCTCTTCATAAGCTTTCATTGTTTCCTGCAGCATATTGATCATATATTTTTCCATCTGCTGTGCATATTCCAAGACATGAGGGAACTGCGCATCTTGTTTCAATAAGTATTTTGCTACATTTTTCGCATAATCTCCAATACGTTCCAATTCAGATGCAATTTTAATATCTGCCACAACTTTTCTTAAATCGCTTGCGACTGGAGAAAGAAGAGCCAAAGAGCGTACTGCCTGATCGTTTACTTCTTCTTCCATGTGGTTGATGATGTCATCTGCCTGCATGATTTCAAGTTCCATTTCACGATCTGGATTTTCCAATACTTCCACTACTTTTTCATGCATGCTAATTACCTGTCTTGCCATTTTCATGACATTGGCTTCCATTGTATCCAGTTCTTTATCAATTTTTACCATAATTTCTACCTCCTATCCAAATCTACCAGTAATATAATCTTCTGT encodes:
- the phoU gene encoding phosphate signaling complex protein PhoU, with amino-acid sequence MVKIDKELDTMEANVMKMARQVISMHEKVVEVLENPDREMELEIMQADDIINHMEEEVNDQAVRSLALLSPVASDLRKVVADIKIASELERIGDYAKNVAKYLLKQDAQFPHVLEYAQQMEKYMINMLQETMKAYEERNVESAFEIVKRDQYLNQLVKEIRARLKEESGENLIEDVFVVSGMLRNIERAGDHIKNICEHIIYMMKGQHYDFG